In a genomic window of Maricaulis maris MCS10:
- the pgi gene encoding glucose-6-phosphate isomerase, producing the protein MSDTELNAHAVRLSGTSLRTLAETGDDRSQALILSVAGLEFDATKQCLDEAALEALFARARASGLESKRDALLSGEIVNATENRPALHMAYREGGDLVGSDAAALVARTQAETREFAERVRSGDYAPSGVPISRVVNIGIGGSDLGPRLVADALADHADGGPELRFVASLDPSDLKHAVAGADPAAILFIVASKSFSTQETLMSGEAARDWLAGHVGATRAGAHFAAASAAPEKAKAFGIDPSMVFDFPDWVGGRYSVWSAVGLALEIGLGPSVFQAFREGAREMDKHFATAPLERNMPVLKGLIDVWNRIGMGYPARCVAAYSARLGKLADYFQQLEMESLGKSVTVDGQPGSTPGGALVWGGNGTEIQHSFFQWLHQGGDVVPVDFIGVARHFSSSDPRERALAANMAAQGAALLDGRKVDPATEPDLASHKSMPGNRPSATLLLDDLTPATFGALIALHEHKVFVESVLYDINPFDQWGVELGKVLTKGILDGDISSYDASTKALLARTGLISG; encoded by the coding sequence GTGTCCGATACCGAATTGAACGCTCATGCCGTACGTCTGTCCGGCACCTCCCTCCGCACGCTGGCTGAAACCGGCGATGATCGCTCGCAAGCTTTGATCCTCAGTGTTGCGGGTCTCGAATTCGATGCCACCAAGCAATGTCTGGACGAAGCAGCGCTTGAAGCCCTGTTTGCCCGTGCCCGCGCGAGCGGACTTGAAAGCAAGCGGGACGCGCTGCTTTCGGGTGAAATTGTGAACGCTACCGAAAACCGTCCGGCCTTGCACATGGCCTATCGGGAGGGCGGCGACCTGGTAGGAAGTGACGCGGCGGCTTTGGTGGCGCGCACGCAGGCCGAAACACGCGAGTTTGCCGAGCGTGTCCGGTCCGGTGACTATGCGCCATCCGGTGTGCCGATCTCCCGGGTGGTCAATATCGGAATTGGCGGGTCGGATCTGGGTCCGCGTCTGGTGGCCGATGCGCTGGCAGATCACGCAGACGGCGGCCCGGAACTGCGCTTTGTTGCCAGTCTCGATCCGAGCGATCTGAAACACGCCGTGGCCGGGGCAGACCCGGCGGCCATCCTGTTCATCGTGGCCTCGAAATCCTTCTCGACCCAGGAAACCCTGATGTCCGGCGAAGCGGCGCGGGACTGGCTGGCCGGCCATGTCGGCGCGACGCGTGCCGGGGCCCATTTCGCTGCCGCCTCTGCCGCCCCGGAAAAGGCGAAGGCCTTCGGTATCGATCCATCGATGGTATTCGACTTCCCCGATTGGGTGGGCGGTCGCTATTCGGTCTGGAGCGCCGTCGGGCTGGCGCTTGAAATCGGACTCGGTCCGTCGGTATTCCAGGCCTTTCGCGAGGGGGCACGGGAAATGGACAAGCATTTCGCAACAGCCCCGCTCGAGCGCAACATGCCGGTCCTCAAGGGGTTGATCGATGTCTGGAACCGGATCGGAATGGGCTATCCGGCCCGTTGCGTCGCTGCCTATTCGGCCCGCCTCGGCAAACTGGCCGACTATTTCCAGCAGCTGGAAATGGAGTCGCTCGGTAAATCGGTGACGGTTGACGGTCAGCCGGGATCGACGCCCGGCGGGGCTCTGGTCTGGGGCGGCAATGGAACCGAAATACAGCACTCATTCTTCCAGTGGCTGCATCAGGGCGGTGACGTGGTACCGGTCGACTTCATCGGTGTCGCCCGCCACTTCTCCAGTTCTGATCCGCGTGAGCGGGCGCTGGCTGCCAACATGGCTGCCCAGGGCGCGGCTCTTTTGGACGGGCGCAAGGTCGATCCGGCGACCGAACCCGATCTGGCAAGCCACAAGTCGATGCCTGGCAATAGGCCGTCAGCGACCTTGTTGCTCGACGACCTGACCCCGGCGACTTTCGGCGCCCTCATCGCCTTGCATGAACACAAGGTTTTTGTCGAAAGCGTCCTCTACGACATCAACCCTTTTGACCAATGGGGTGTCGAGCTGGGAAAAGTGCTGACCAAGGGGATTTTGGATGGCGATATATCCAGCTATGACGCGTCCACAAAAGCCTTGCTTGCAAGGACAGGCCTGATATCCGGCTAG
- a CDS encoding AGE family epimerase/isomerase, which yields MIAIDRYAEWFKATALPFWQQRAWDPQSGGFLESVNLDGSPVFGDSRRVRTQARQVYVFARSHLAGWCNGHDLAVDGYALLEQRAKAPDGQDGWVHRLTDTGAVESPIRDLYDHTFILLAQAWLFRLTGDARYRHEADSLLAYLDREFADPAGGYAESLGGPQLPRRQNPHMHFFECMLAWHEVSGDQSYLDRAEAVLELLGSYFIDQAGGYLVEFFDRTWRPDESDDGIVVEPGHELEWVWLLDAYQRTGRSVSDEMATRLFQHAHEFGLNRHTGFMMSASTSAGRPIEGGSRTWVQTEWLRGALARHRCGASGALAQAEVAATQLLKWHIDPAIRGGWIDSVDARGSQTADRIPASTFYHLLGVVLDVEKTG from the coding sequence GTGATCGCAATTGACCGGTACGCCGAATGGTTCAAGGCCACGGCACTCCCATTCTGGCAGCAGCGCGCTTGGGATCCGCAATCAGGCGGTTTCTTGGAATCGGTGAACTTGGATGGCAGTCCGGTTTTCGGGGATTCTAGGCGCGTGCGAACGCAGGCTCGGCAAGTCTATGTCTTCGCCCGTTCCCACTTGGCCGGGTGGTGCAATGGGCATGACCTGGCGGTCGATGGATATGCCCTGCTGGAGCAACGAGCGAAAGCGCCTGACGGTCAGGATGGTTGGGTGCATCGGTTGACCGATACCGGTGCCGTCGAGAGCCCGATCCGCGATCTTTACGACCATACATTCATCCTTTTGGCCCAAGCGTGGCTGTTCCGCTTGACTGGCGACGCCCGTTATCGGCACGAGGCCGATTCCCTGCTCGCATATCTGGATCGGGAGTTCGCTGATCCGGCAGGGGGTTACGCCGAGAGTTTGGGCGGCCCACAACTGCCTCGAAGGCAGAACCCGCACATGCATTTCTTTGAGTGCATGCTGGCCTGGCATGAAGTCAGCGGCGATCAATCCTATCTCGATCGAGCCGAAGCTGTCTTGGAGTTGCTTGGCTCGTATTTTATTGATCAGGCTGGCGGTTACCTGGTTGAGTTTTTCGATAGGACCTGGCGACCTGATGAGTCCGACGATGGCATAGTTGTCGAACCTGGGCACGAGTTGGAGTGGGTCTGGTTACTTGATGCATACCAACGGACCGGTCGCTCTGTTTCCGACGAAATGGCGACGCGGCTGTTTCAGCATGCCCATGAATTCGGCCTCAATCGTCATACGGGATTCATGATGAGCGCATCGACGAGCGCCGGGCGGCCGATTGAAGGTGGTAGCCGCACCTGGGTTCAGACCGAGTGGTTGCGCGGCGCTCTGGCGCGCCATCGTTGTGGTGCGTCAGGCGCGCTCGCCCAAGCTGAAGTCGCAGCGACGCAATTGTTGAAATGGCATATCGACCCGGCGATCCGGGGGGGGTGGATCGACAGCGTCGACGCTCGCGGTAGTCAAACGGCTGATCGTATCCCGGCAAGCACATTCTATCATTTGCTTGGCGTTGTGCTGGACGTGGAAAAAACCGGCTGA
- a CDS encoding YebC/PmpR family DNA-binding transcriptional regulator, with translation MAGHSKWANIQHRKGRQDKLRSKLFSRLSKEISIAAKLGGPDVDANPRLRLAVSNAKGQSMPKDNIQRAIDKASGGDDESFEDIRYEGFGPAGIGVIVEVSTDNKNRAAAEVRTAFAKNGGNLGETGSVAFMFDNVGEIRYPLSKADEDTMMEAAIEAGAEDVASEPGDEDNEGEHVIYTAREDLMEVVGGLSATFEDPSSAKLIWRPQNLIEVTGDKVATLMKMMEMLEDSDDVQNVYANFDISDEDMAQLD, from the coding sequence ATGGCCGGACACTCCAAATGGGCCAATATCCAGCACCGCAAGGGGCGTCAGGACAAGCTGCGTTCAAAGCTGTTCTCACGCCTGTCCAAAGAAATCTCTATCGCTGCCAAGCTGGGTGGACCGGACGTTGATGCCAATCCGCGCCTTCGTCTCGCCGTCTCCAACGCCAAGGGCCAGTCGATGCCCAAGGACAATATCCAGCGCGCGATCGACAAGGCGTCGGGTGGTGATGACGAGTCCTTTGAAGACATCCGCTATGAGGGTTTCGGACCGGCCGGAATTGGTGTGATCGTCGAAGTCTCGACAGACAACAAGAACCGGGCCGCCGCTGAAGTCCGCACCGCCTTTGCCAAGAATGGCGGCAATCTTGGCGAGACCGGTTCGGTTGCCTTCATGTTCGATAATGTCGGAGAGATCCGATACCCGCTCTCCAAGGCCGATGAAGACACCATGATGGAAGCGGCGATCGAGGCGGGTGCCGAAGATGTCGCGTCCGAGCCCGGCGACGAGGACAATGAGGGCGAGCACGTCATCTACACCGCCCGTGAAGACCTGATGGAGGTCGTCGGGGGCCTGTCGGCGACCTTCGAAGATCCGTCCTCGGCCAAACTCATCTGGCGTCCGCAGAACCTGATCGAGGTGACCGGCGACAAGGTCGCAACTCTGATGAAGATGATGGAAATGCTGGAAGACAGCGACGACGTGCAGAATGTTTACGCCAATTTCGACATTTCCGATGAGGATATGGCGCAATTGGACTGA
- a CDS encoding mannose-1-phosphate guanylyltransferase/mannose-6-phosphate isomerase, with product MSGGSGTRLWPLSRASHPKQLHALVSEMSMVQETVMRVSATREDFDIAPPIIVLNERQHELARLQLTELGVAPSHYVVEPVARNTAAVAAVAAALVAREYGEEALVLLLPADHHIRDGDAFHAAITAASSLAESGCIVTFGIQPSAPETGYGYIERGNRLDPGYRVKRFTEKPDVATAQRFIATGDYYWNAGIFMFGSGTVLAEMDGHCPDISSSSRAALADASVVDDLVVLCAKRFGECPSNSFDYAIMEKTSKATVVPADIGWSDVGAWSALWDIAEDKTPEGNVARGDVHFVDTQNSYVMTNGRRVGVVGMDNVVVVVTDDAVLVSDGSRTQDVKALVTALQDEGRSELL from the coding sequence ATGTCAGGTGGATCGGGGACGCGCCTTTGGCCGCTCTCGCGGGCCTCGCACCCGAAACAGCTTCATGCGCTCGTATCCGAAATGTCGATGGTGCAGGAAACCGTCATGCGCGTTTCGGCGACACGGGAAGATTTCGACATCGCGCCTCCAATCATTGTCCTCAATGAACGTCAGCATGAGTTGGCACGGTTGCAACTGACCGAGCTTGGTGTCGCCCCGTCACACTATGTTGTCGAGCCGGTGGCCCGGAACACGGCGGCGGTGGCAGCCGTGGCTGCCGCTCTGGTTGCCCGGGAATATGGTGAGGAGGCGTTGGTCCTGCTCTTGCCGGCTGACCACCATATTCGCGATGGAGATGCGTTCCATGCCGCCATAACGGCCGCATCATCGCTTGCCGAATCCGGTTGCATCGTCACATTCGGCATCCAGCCCTCCGCTCCTGAGACGGGGTACGGGTATATCGAGCGCGGCAACCGCCTGGATCCGGGTTATCGTGTCAAACGTTTCACTGAAAAGCCCGATGTCGCCACGGCGCAACGTTTCATCGCTACCGGTGATTACTACTGGAATGCCGGCATTTTCATGTTCGGGTCCGGCACGGTGCTGGCCGAGATGGATGGGCATTGCCCAGATATTTCCTCATCGAGTCGCGCTGCGTTGGCAGACGCAAGTGTGGTCGATGATCTGGTCGTGCTGTGTGCCAAGCGTTTTGGAGAGTGCCCCTCGAATTCGTTCGACTATGCGATCATGGAGAAGACCAGCAAGGCGACTGTTGTGCCGGCCGATATCGGATGGTCCGACGTCGGGGCCTGGAGTGCCCTTTGGGATATCGCCGAGGACAAGACGCCTGAGGGGAATGTGGCGCGCGGTGATGTACACTTCGTCGATACGCAGAACTCCTACGTCATGACGAATGGTCGTCGTGTGGGTGTTGTCGGCATGGACAATGTTGTCGTGGTGGTCACCGATGATGCCGTACTGGTCAGCGACGGGTCGAGAACACAGGACGTCAAGGCGCTTGTGACTGCATTGCAGGACGAAGGGCGCTCAGAACTCCTCTGA
- a CDS encoding TIGR00282 family metallophosphoesterase: MRLAFFGDIVGKTGRRAIEDHLPRVREALKPDFVVINAENAAAGFGVTEKICNQLFELGADVLTLGNHAWDQRETLSFIDREPRLLRPANYPVGSTPGAGANLYDLPDGRRVFVMNVMGNLFMESLDDPFTAVERELAAAPLGMVADAVIIDFHGEATSEKMAMGAFCDGRASLVVGTHTHVPTADARVLPGGTAYQTDAGMCGDYDSVIGMDKEEPLRRFTTRMRSGRFEPATGDATLCGVFVETDDATGLALRCEPIRLGGQLSECLPS; encoded by the coding sequence ATGCGCCTGGCCTTTTTCGGAGACATTGTCGGCAAGACCGGCCGCCGCGCAATCGAGGACCATCTGCCGCGCGTGCGCGAAGCGCTGAAGCCTGATTTTGTAGTGATCAATGCCGAAAATGCGGCCGCCGGGTTCGGGGTAACGGAAAAGATCTGCAACCAGCTGTTCGAGCTGGGTGCCGATGTCCTGACCCTGGGCAATCATGCCTGGGACCAGCGCGAGACCCTGAGCTTCATCGACCGCGAGCCGCGCCTGTTGCGTCCGGCTAATTATCCGGTCGGTTCAACCCCCGGTGCCGGGGCCAATCTCTATGATCTGCCCGACGGGCGCCGCGTCTTTGTGATGAATGTGATGGGTAATCTGTTCATGGAGTCGCTGGACGATCCGTTCACTGCGGTCGAGCGGGAACTCGCAGCCGCGCCGCTGGGCATGGTCGCTGACGCGGTCATCATCGATTTTCATGGTGAGGCGACGAGCGAAAAAATGGCGATGGGGGCTTTTTGCGATGGCAGAGCCAGTCTGGTTGTGGGCACGCACACCCATGTCCCGACAGCCGATGCGCGTGTCCTTCCGGGCGGCACCGCTTATCAGACCGATGCAGGCATGTGTGGCGACTATGACAGTGTGATCGGCATGGACAAGGAAGAGCCGCTGCGGCGCTTCACGACCCGTATGCGCTCGGGCCGCTTCGAGCCGGCAACCGGTGATGCGACCTTGTGCGGTGTCTTTGTTGAGACCGATGACGCGACCGGCTTGGCCCTGCGCTGTGAGCCAATCCGCCTGGGCGGACAGCTCTCGGAATGCCTTCCCTCTTGA